The proteins below come from a single Gimesia alba genomic window:
- a CDS encoding sulfatase, translated as MARVMVLSLFFMLIAAGPTTAAERPNIVLIFIDDMGWKDVGCYGNDFVDTPRIDQLAKEGMRFTDFYAAGAVCSPTRCALQSGQNQARIGITDFIAGHWRPFERVITPRPTMALPLDTVTVAESLNSAGYETGYIGKWHLGNGPQFQPDRQGYDFSAVIGGPHLPGKYRVQGRRDLKPKQGQYRTDFEADLSIDFIRDNKQKPFFLMLSPFAVHIPLGAMSEKVEKYRQKSASLKREFPHPVYAAMIEHCDDMVGRIVDAIEAEGLSDNTMVVFTSDNGGLYRRYDYREQADDNVSSLAPLKGEKGSLHEGGVRVPLIIKYPPLVKPGTVCAEPTITYDFYPTFVELAGGTLPKNQTIDGVSLLPLLKNPDAKLKRSALFWHYPHYHHDRPASSIRERDWKLIEYLDGTGDVELYQISNDIGETKNLASEKKGRVVDLKQKLKVWRQGVNARMPIPNPSYDPKRAAEWWNTRSGKPVDSDSRKRFPPTEKDL; from the coding sequence ATGGCGCGCGTGATGGTTCTGTCTTTATTTTTCATGTTGATTGCTGCGGGACCGACGACGGCTGCCGAGCGACCTAACATCGTGCTCATTTTTATTGACGATATGGGCTGGAAGGATGTCGGCTGTTATGGCAATGATTTTGTGGACACGCCGCGGATCGATCAGCTGGCTAAAGAAGGGATGCGGTTTACCGATTTTTATGCAGCCGGTGCCGTTTGCTCTCCCACGCGGTGTGCGTTGCAGTCGGGACAGAATCAGGCACGCATCGGCATTACCGATTTTATCGCCGGGCACTGGCGACCGTTTGAACGTGTGATTACTCCGCGTCCGACAATGGCTTTGCCGCTCGATACGGTCACCGTTGCGGAATCGCTGAATTCCGCTGGCTACGAGACTGGCTATATCGGAAAATGGCATCTGGGCAACGGACCTCAGTTTCAGCCTGACCGACAGGGATACGATTTTTCAGCCGTTATTGGCGGACCACATCTCCCCGGCAAGTATCGGGTGCAGGGACGACGCGACTTGAAGCCGAAGCAGGGGCAGTATCGAACTGATTTTGAAGCGGATCTAAGTATCGATTTCATTCGTGATAACAAACAAAAACCATTCTTTCTGATGCTCTCTCCTTTCGCCGTACACATTCCACTGGGAGCGATGTCGGAAAAGGTCGAGAAGTACCGACAGAAGTCAGCCAGTCTGAAACGCGAATTTCCACACCCGGTTTATGCCGCCATGATTGAACATTGCGATGACATGGTCGGTCGGATAGTCGATGCCATCGAAGCCGAAGGATTGAGCGACAATACGATGGTTGTGTTTACCTCGGACAACGGGGGCCTCTATCGTCGCTACGATTACCGGGAACAGGCGGATGACAATGTCTCAAGCCTGGCTCCGCTTAAAGGGGAAAAAGGCTCGCTGCACGAAGGCGGCGTTCGCGTGCCTTTGATTATCAAGTATCCGCCACTTGTAAAACCCGGAACCGTCTGTGCAGAGCCGACGATCACATACGACTTCTATCCCACGTTTGTTGAGCTGGCCGGCGGCACGCTTCCGAAAAATCAGACGATCGACGGGGTGAGTTTACTACCCTTACTCAAAAATCCCGATGCAAAACTCAAACGTAGCGCACTCTTCTGGCACTATCCCCACTACCACCACGACCGACCTGCGAGCAGCATTCGTGAGCGGGATTGGAAACTGATCGAGTATCTCGATGGTACCGGCGATGTCGAACTCTACCAGATCAGCAATGATATCGGCGAAACGAAAAATCTTGCATCCGAAAAGAAAGGGCGTGTCGTAGACTTGAAGCAGAAACTGAAAGTGTGGCGTCAGGGTGTCAACGCCCGAATGCCGATTCCCAATCCGAGTTATGATCCAAAGCGGGCAGCCGAATGGTGGAATACGCGTAGCGGAAAGCCAGTCGACAGCGACAGCCGCAAACGTTTTCCACCGACGGAGAAAGATCTGTAA